The genomic DNA ACCGGGACTACACAAGGCTTTATTCCTTCTTAACAAGCAAAGACGGTAGCCTATTTCAGATGACAACCACCCGACTCATCGCAGACTAACATAAGCTTACTGTCACTTATTTTTGCCATTCTTTTTATCGCGTAGGCATGTCAACATGTTTGCCACGATCGTGGTTTTTATGTCGTACAGTAAAAAGTTGGATGTTGGGGCTGGGTAGATTAGTAGGGGGGTTGCAACGGTGGTATAATCGGTGTAAAGTATAAGCATTAACATCAACAGAGGCAGATCGATATAAAAATGAAAAACTTCATAGAAGTTAATGGTAAGAGATACGACTCCCAAACTGGTAAACTTATCAACCAACCTTCGCGCGTATCTGGGTTTAGTGTTGATGGGATGGCGCCAAAAAAGCATAACAACCTAGTGAAACCTACAGCGGTTCACAAAAAGCGACCGATCGAAAAATCTCACACCCTTCTACGGCAAGCCGTCAAAAAACCAATAACAGCTAAACGAGCAAACGCCGAAAAAACAACTAAAAGCCCTAGAAGCCCTTTGATATCGAAATATGGTAGCGTTTTTACTAAAATTGAGAAGCGCGTTGAGCCACTAATGTATGTTCAGCCCAAGACTGAAGCTAATATTACCTCGACAGTAAACCACGATAGTCTACCTAGTACCAGCCAAAGCTTAATTGACAAAGCCTTATCAATATCAACTAGTCACCAAATGAGCGCTCACAAGCCCTTAAAACGGCACAAGATAGCCGGCAAGCTAGGCATCAAACCTAGAACGCTTAGAGCTGGTAGCCTAATGCTAGCCTTTTTAGTTCTCGGGGTGTTTTTTGCTTATCAAAACGTGCCAAACTTCGCCATGCGTGTAGCAAGCACGCGAGCTGGCTTTGCCGCACAGATGCCCGGTTATCAACCAAGCGGATTTGCAGTGCTTGGACCGGTTCAGTACAAAAGCGGAGAAGTAACAGTTAGTTTTGGCAGCAAAACTGGTGATGGCAGGGAATTCGAGCTAACCCAAAAAACAAGCGACTGGAACAACGACGCACTACTTGCAAACATTGTAGCTAGCAAGCCAAACTACCAAACTCTACAAGACGGAAATCAAACAATCTACCTCTACGACGGTAGCAATGCCACCTGGGTAAAAAACGGCGTTTGGTATCAGATTGAGGGTGACTCTCGCCTGACAAGTGATCAAATATCCCGCCTCGCCAGCAGTTTTTAGGCTATTCTTCTACCTATAGTGTCTTGCGGCATAACTCGCATTACCGAGTGCATGTCGGGGGTGCGGTTTTTGCCGGTTAGTTTAACCCTAATGATACGAGCAAAGTCTGCCAAATTGCCTTTGAAGTTTTCTGGATTAGCCTTGTAAGCTTTATTGTCTAGCGCGAAGCCGCTGGTCTCGGCTGCTATCTTTAGCTTTTCGAACCAAGTCGGCTGATCATCGGCTTTAGAGTAACTGGACAGAAAGTTAGCGCAAGCAGAAGATACAGTTTGAGTGTCAAAATCCTGCAAAAGTTCGTCTATTCGGCCAGCGAATATTTTGTCATAAACACTGTCTATGAAGTAGCCATATTCCTCAATTACATCGCTCCATTTGGCCACGTCTTTGCGCACCTTTTCGCCGCTACGCTCAATTGCTAGCGCCGGTTTTAGCTCTTCGAAATGATTCAATAGTAAAGTAGGGACTTCGGGGTCTAGATTATTGTTTCTGCAGTACTCAACTCCGTATTCACTCAACCACTGCTGTATCTTCTGGTTGAATGTTTCCTGCGGCAGAACACCTATCATGTCTCTCGAATAAAAATCCAGTTTTGACTCATCAAACAGCGGGGCACGCGACTTAGCTAGTTTATCCATTGTTACCAACTGGCCGTAGTTGGATATCGGCTCTTCTGCATGCTCCTTAAACCAAACGTCGAGATCTGAATTGGCAAGCCCAAAAAGGTAGAGCTTCAGCGCATCAATCGGGTAGCCCAACTCGTAAAAGAACGCCACATTCGCTTGCGGGTCTTTACGCTTACTAAGCTTGCGTTTATTATTGGTCGCTTTGTCGAGGATAGTGATTGGCGCAATATGCGCATATCTAAAAGGGGTTATGCCAAGAGCTTGAGCTAGCTCGATATGGAGCGGTAACGAAGGCAGCCACTCATCACCACGGATTACTAAAGTCGTGCCCATCAAAAAATCGTCTACAACATGAGCCAAATGATAGGTAGGCAAACGAGAACCATCGGCCTTTATTAGTGGTATATCTAGGTCGTTTTCTGGAAGCTCTAACTGACCTTTAAGCTCATCAGAAAAAGCAACTCTTTTATCGTGAGAGCCGCTTGATCGAAAACGTAAAACAAAGGGTTTACCCGCATCAAGTGCGGCCTCAATTTCTGCATCGGACTTATCGCGCCATAGAGCCCACTGACCGTAATAGCCAGGCCGAACTTTGGCGGCCTGCTGAGCTTTGAAGTTCTGCTCGAGCTCTTCAAGCGTAGCGAAACAAGGATAAGCTCGACCGCTCTTTAGCAAGTCAACCGCGTATGCCAGATATATTTCGACTCGTTCGCTTTGTTTGTAGACCTCCGCCGGAGTTAGTCCAAAATTATCGAGAGCTGCTCGGATTACTTGGTCACCGTTTTCAATCTCACGTTTTTTATCAGTATCTTCGATTCTAAGATAGAAAACGCCACCGGTTTGCTTCGCTAATTCATCGCAGAGCAGGGCAGTATAAATAGTGCCGATATGCACAAAGCCAGTTGGGCTTGGTGCTACCCTTGTAACTTCGGCTCCTTCCGGCAAATGACGCAAAGGTTTTGCGGCTTCGACTTCTGCGCGCGCGGGCACCGTCAAACCCTCGGTAAGCTTGGCCGTAATTTTTTCCACTAACTCCGTTTTCATTAAGCATATTGTACAGGGTAATAAGAGATGCGTACAGGGCGCAGGGGGGATAGTAGTAAGTAGGTAGTAGGTAGTAGTTAGTAGTTGGTAGTTGATAGTAAGTGTAAAATTCTAAATCCTAAAATCTAAATTCTAAACAAAGATAGTATCAAGTATTACGTATCATGTATAAAGTATGAATTAGACCCTAGACACTGGCTACTAGTCCCTAGCTCTTGGCTCATGGCTCATGACCCTTGACTCTAGGCTCTGCTTGAACAGTACGCAGTACGCGGTACAGGGTACGGGGTGATACTTGCTAGTCTAGTCCCTAGTC from Candidatus Saccharibacteria bacterium includes the following:
- a CDS encoding glutamate--tRNA ligase → MKTELVEKITAKLTEGLTVPARAEVEAAKPLRHLPEGAEVTRVAPSPTGFVHIGTIYTALLCDELAKQTGGVFYLRIEDTDKKREIENGDQVIRAALDNFGLTPAEVYKQSERVEIYLAYAVDLLKSGRAYPCFATLEELEQNFKAQQAAKVRPGYYGQWALWRDKSDAEIEAALDAGKPFVLRFRSSGSHDKRVAFSDELKGQLELPENDLDIPLIKADGSRLPTYHLAHVVDDFLMGTTLVIRGDEWLPSLPLHIELAQALGITPFRYAHIAPITILDKATNNKRKLSKRKDPQANVAFFYELGYPIDALKLYLFGLANSDLDVWFKEHAEEPISNYGQLVTMDKLAKSRAPLFDESKLDFYSRDMIGVLPQETFNQKIQQWLSEYGVEYCRNNNLDPEVPTLLLNHFEELKPALAIERSGEKVRKDVAKWSDVIEEYGYFIDSVYDKIFAGRIDELLQDFDTQTVSSACANFLSSYSKADDQPTWFEKLKIAAETSGFALDNKAYKANPENFKGNLADFARIIRVKLTGKNRTPDMHSVMRVMPQDTIGRRIA